Proteins from one Bradyrhizobium roseum genomic window:
- a CDS encoding YciI family protein translates to MLYAILAYHVEAEVMSWTPDEDARLMTGLLAVHDRLAANKLLGPAARLGATADARTLRGPGAGMVIDGPFAETKEQLLGFYVVNCDSADAALDAARDLRRANPTAVYEIRPIRLYIPGEALPETASDDQG, encoded by the coding sequence ATGCTCTACGCCATTCTCGCCTATCACGTCGAAGCCGAGGTGATGTCCTGGACGCCGGACGAGGACGCCAGGCTGATGACCGGGCTGCTCGCGGTGCACGACCGTCTGGCCGCCAACAAGCTGCTCGGCCCGGCGGCGCGGCTCGGGGCCACGGCGGACGCCCGCACCCTGCGCGGGCCCGGCGCCGGAATGGTCATCGACGGTCCGTTTGCCGAGACCAAGGAGCAGTTGCTGGGATTTTATGTCGTGAATTGCGACAGCGCCGACGCCGCGCTCGATGCCGCCCGCGACCTGCGTCGCGCCAATCCGACGGCGGTGTATGAGATCAGGCCGATCAGGCTGTATATTCCGGGCGAGGCGCTGCCGGAAACCGCAAGCGACGATCAGGGCTGA
- a CDS encoding site-specific integrase has product MKRLGRSALPLPRYTLRKRLGGGSFGYFFNIPTWARKQGCSVANEALGTDYKRAVTRAEQILLPAFDSWRTGGEDADPIGIGVVVGTLDWMFHLYRQTWSQKTAKRLQPLSPGQCRVHETGIKMICEYILQDGRRLGTRRVPSIDTAFVDQLFEKLLFKEVKGQKIERRTTVNHAMKTARSAWNTISRAHPGLFPPRNPFEKMGLQSNSRETPHASFAELAAFRTMAIEMGYPSLATGALIGWELLQREAHIFIRFTADHYRPPSRPNHVYVINYKTSTGSWEPLFNAKGKALYPLLMAELDAIKELRPTGGLMLRRDGSGLPWFGKGEMLTQVQRITKKIILAAGLRPELTFTSFGRHGGTTEASTSGLTETQLMKKGQWSSSVAMAHYLHDDDEAKQDAQMKRIKRRAKQAKGK; this is encoded by the coding sequence GTGAAAAGACTAGGACGATCCGCGCTGCCGTTACCTAGGTACACTCTGCGCAAACGTCTCGGGGGTGGCAGCTTCGGGTATTTCTTCAACATCCCGACGTGGGCCCGCAAGCAGGGGTGTTCGGTCGCCAACGAAGCCCTTGGTACTGACTACAAGCGCGCAGTCACACGCGCAGAACAGATTTTGTTGCCCGCTTTTGATAGTTGGCGCACCGGCGGTGAGGACGCAGATCCGATCGGAATTGGGGTGGTCGTTGGCACGCTGGATTGGATGTTTCATCTCTACCGCCAAACCTGGTCCCAAAAAACAGCCAAGCGACTGCAGCCTTTAAGCCCCGGCCAGTGCCGTGTTCATGAGACTGGTATCAAGATGATTTGCGAGTACATCTTGCAAGATGGCCGGCGACTGGGGACGCGCCGGGTCCCAAGTATCGATACCGCTTTCGTAGATCAGCTCTTTGAGAAGCTGCTATTCAAAGAGGTGAAGGGCCAGAAGATCGAACGCCGCACGACGGTCAATCACGCGATGAAGACCGCGCGCAGTGCATGGAACACCATTTCCCGAGCACATCCAGGCTTGTTTCCGCCCCGCAATCCCTTTGAAAAGATGGGCCTGCAATCCAATTCGCGCGAAACGCCGCACGCGAGCTTTGCCGAGCTTGCAGCGTTCCGCACGATGGCGATCGAGATGGGGTATCCTTCGCTTGCAACGGGTGCCCTGATCGGCTGGGAACTGCTTCAGCGAGAAGCTCACATTTTCATTCGCTTCACGGCCGATCACTACCGTCCCCCGAGCCGGCCGAACCATGTCTACGTCATCAACTACAAGACCAGCACTGGATCTTGGGAGCCACTATTCAATGCCAAGGGTAAGGCACTCTACCCGCTGCTAATGGCAGAGCTCGACGCGATCAAAGAGCTGCGTCCGACAGGCGGTCTGATGTTGCGGCGTGATGGCAGCGGTCTGCCCTGGTTTGGCAAGGGTGAGATGCTGACTCAAGTCCAGCGCATCACGAAGAAGATTATCTTGGCTGCAGGTTTACGGCCTGAGCTGACTTTTACCTCCTTTGGTCGCCACGGCGGCACGACCGAAGCAAGCACATCCGGGCTGACGGAAACGCAGCTGATGAAGAAGGGTCAATGGTCGTCGTCGGTGGCCATGGCGCACTATCTGCACGACGACGATGAGGCCAAGCAGGATGCGCAAATGAAACGCATCAAGCGCCGTGCGAAACAAGCGAAAGGAAAGTGA
- a CDS encoding ANTAR domain-containing response regulator: MNKPSSFSLRGRRALVAIKDERDLSIVRRQFERLGIDMFIWGPGGPLECQPDVALIDDEFLPLASPAPGLRGRCPIIALLGTETPSRLKLVLDLDPASFLVKPLRSAGIYAALVMAFERTERTDELRQHVAKLEDRLRSRRVVLAAVLQVMHSQSVAEPAAFALIRRAAMEQRKTIEQMSAEIAANGRLPRAAG, from the coding sequence ATGAACAAGCCGTCATCATTTTCCCTACGCGGACGCCGAGCTCTCGTTGCCATCAAGGACGAGCGTGACCTGTCGATCGTCAGGCGCCAGTTCGAACGCCTGGGAATAGACATGTTCATATGGGGACCGGGAGGCCCGCTCGAATGTCAGCCGGACGTAGCTCTGATCGACGATGAATTCCTGCCACTCGCCTCCCCCGCACCGGGTCTGCGTGGACGATGCCCAATCATCGCCCTGCTCGGCACGGAAACACCAAGCCGGCTGAAGCTGGTGCTGGACCTCGATCCGGCATCGTTTCTCGTCAAACCACTGCGCTCCGCGGGCATCTACGCCGCGCTTGTCATGGCGTTCGAGCGGACCGAGCGCACCGACGAACTGAGGCAGCACGTTGCGAAGCTGGAAGATCGCCTGCGGTCGCGTCGGGTCGTGCTCGCCGCAGTGCTTCAAGTGATGCATTCACAGTCGGTCGCTGAACCCGCCGCCTTTGCACTGATCCGCCGAGCCGCCATGGAGCAACGCAAGACAATCGAACAGATGTCGGCCGAGATCGCGGCAAACGGCCGCCTGCCCCGCGCGGCCGGATAG